A stretch of DNA from Leucobacter luti:
GCGCACGATCTGCTTATCGAAGGAGGCGAGCCGCTCGGCGCGCGGCAACGACTCGTCCTCGTAGGCTGCCGCGTCCCAGTATCGCGAGGAATCGCTTGTGAGCACTTCGTCCGCGAGTACGAGCTCGCCGCTGCGAGGATCCAGCCCAAATTCGAACTTCGTATCGGCGAGCACCACGCCACGGGCGGCCGCGAGATCGCGCGCGCGTGTGAAGATGTCGAGTGAGGCATCGCGCAGGGCGGCAGCGACGTCGGCCCCGACGAGTTCGACGCTGCGCTCAAAGGTGATGTTCTCATCGTGCTCGCCCAAAGGTGCCTTGTAGGCAGGCGTGTAGATCGGGGTGTCGAGGAGGTCGCCGTCTGACAGACCAGCTGGCAGTTCGATCCCGCACACCGCTCCCGTGCTCGCATACTCCGCGTAGCCCGAGCCCGTCAGCGCACCGCGCACGACACACTCGATGGGGTACATCTCCAGACGCCGCGTCAGCATCGCGCGGTCGGCGACGGACTCCGGCACGACGGGGATGCCGTCTGCAGGGAGGATCAGATGATTTGGGCGATCGAGTTGCGCGAACCACCAGTTCGAAAGCGCAGTGAGCAGCGCTCCTTTGCCGGGAATTGGCGGCTCAAGCACGTGATCGAACGCGCTCACCCGGTTGCTCGCCACGACGAGTAGCACGCTGTCGAGCCCGTCAGCGGGTACGTACAGGTCGCGCACCTTTCCGGAATAGGTGTGAGCCCAGCCGGGCAGGTGCAGGGGAGAGGTGAGATCCGTCACCCGCCCATTCTTTCATCACTCGCGCGCCGAGGGTGAGGCGGTGACAGATCCGCGACATTCGAGCGAATCGGATCAGGATGTCAGGGGGTGCAGTTAAGGTCATGGGTAGGCGGGTAGTGCGTTGTTCTGGCCCGGGAATCGAGGCCGTGGTCTCGCGGCCTGGGACAACGTGCGCGGCCCGGAAATATGAAGCCGACAAACGCGGAGGAAAACCATGATCCCACTGGGGCCGGTTGTGGCGCGAAGCCGGTTGCGGGCGGCACGGACCGCCGCATGGACGTATCTAGCCGACGCGGATCGCCGCGCGGAGTGGTGGCCCGAGCTACGGCTTGATCCGCGTGTCGGCGGTGACATCACGGAACGCTGGTCAGAAGAGATCGAGGGCGAACTCGTCAGTCGCGACGCGAGCGGCACGGTGGATGTGTGGGTTGACGGTCACGCCATTGGCTTTACGTGGCGCGAGGCCGGTGACTTCCGAGACACCGCGGTCCTGCTGACGTTGCGCTCGCAAGGACAGGACACCGGGATCACGATTACCGAGACCGGGTTTGATGCGCTTCCTGATTCCGCGGATCGTGCGGCCGCGTCACAGGACGGCTGGCAGGTGCTGCTGCGGGATCTCACTACGGCGATCGAACATGCCGTGGCAGCTGGGCTGCTCAGTGCTGGCCCCGGCACGGAAGACGCTGTAGCCGCCCAGGTTGCTGGAGCGGACGTGCTCCACGGTGGCGCGGCAGTCGCGCCTGCGGGCGAGGCGGACGAGGGGAGCGCTCGGTTGCGACCGCTGACGCAGCTGATGCCGCTGACATTGACGAAGCTGCAACGGCTGGCACCGCTGGCGCGGCTGGCACTGATGAACCTGGCGCGGCTGACGCCGATGAAGCTCATGTCTCGACGGAATCGACTCCTGGCGAGATTGACACCGAGGCCGAGGCCGAGGCCGACGCCGACGCCGACGCCGACGCTGAGGCCGAGGGAGAGGTCGACGGTGCCGCTGCTGACGCCGACGCCGACGCCGGCGCTGCAGACGCCGGCGCGGCTGACGCCGGCGCGGCTGACGCCGGCGCTGTTGACGCCGGCGCAGCAGATACCGCCGAGGTCACTCCAGGTGACACTTCGGAAGGGAACGACGACGAGGCTGACGCGGAGCGGGCAGCAACTGAGGATTTGGCCACGGCCGAAGTCTCCACCGTCGAAGACGCCGCGGAGCCGGTGGAGGCGGACGCCGCGGGCACGGAAGAGTCCGACGTCCAGCCCGTCGCGAGCACAGAATCAACAGTGGATGACACTGAGGACTTTGCAGAGCTCGACTTCGATGCGTTGATCCGCGGCGACGGGTCTGATCCGGATCATCGGAAGTAGACCGTTCGCCCCGAAACGCAGTGAGGCTCCCCACCACGGTGGGGAGCCTCACTGCGTTTCGCC
This window harbors:
- a CDS encoding phosphoribosylaminoimidazolesuccinocarboxamide synthase; protein product: MTDLTSPLHLPGWAHTYSGKVRDLYVPADGLDSVLLVVASNRVSAFDHVLEPPIPGKGALLTALSNWWFAQLDRPNHLILPADGIPVVPESVADRAMLTRRLEMYPIECVVRGALTGSGYAEYASTGAVCGIELPAGLSDGDLLDTPIYTPAYKAPLGEHDENITFERSVELVGADVAAALRDASLDIFTRARDLAAARGVVLADTKFEFGLDPRSGELVLADEVLTSDSSRYWDAAAYEDESLPRAERLASFDKQIVRNWLAANWDRTGEPPVLPEEVVAQTLARYQELFDRLTGTGA
- a CDS encoding SRPBCC domain-containing protein, producing the protein MIPLGPVVARSRLRAARTAAWTYLADADRRAEWWPELRLDPRVGGDITERWSEEIEGELVSRDASGTVDVWVDGHAIGFTWREAGDFRDTAVLLTLRSQGQDTGITITETGFDALPDSADRAAASQDGWQVLLRDLTTAIEHAVAAGLLSAGPGTEDAVAAQVAGADVLHGGAAVAPAGEADEGSARLRPLTQLMPLTLTKLQRLAPLARLALMNLARLTPMKLMSRRNRLLARLTPRPRPRPTPTPTPTLRPRERSTVPLLTPTPTPALQTPARLTPARLTPALLTPAQQIPPRSLQVTLRKGTTTRLTRSGQQLRIWPRPKSPPSKTPRSRWRRTPRARKSPTSSPSRAQNQQWMTLRTLQSSTSMR